A stretch of DNA from Paenibacillus albus:
TTCTAGGCTCCGACTGTCTGCTTACTTATTTTGCTTCCAACACTTCAATGCCTCTAGGTACGAAGCCGCAAAAGGTTCATGCCGACATGGGCGCGAGATTCGGTGATCAATGCGAAGCGAATTTGCCGATTACAAACTTGGTCGTCAATTACCCGCTGGTCGATGTGACGCTAGAGAACGGCCCGATGGAAGTATGGTCTGGCGGCACGCATCTGCATCCGGACAAGTGGTACAGCTCGAACGCGCATGACAAGTCCGTGCTTGCCGAGCATATGCAATCGTTCAAGGCGGTCATGCCTGCGGGCTCCATTATGATCCGCGATGACCGGATGTGGCACCGCGGCACGCCGAACCGTTCCGATAAACCGAGAACGAATATCGCGCTGATCTACTCGTTAGCCGCAGCTGTTCATCATCCGGGCGGCATCCAAATTCCGCAGGAAACCTATGACAGCTTCTCCGACAAAACGAAACGTCTCGTTCGCAATGAGCGAATCGGTGTCCCTGCCATCCAGAACTAACAACAAGATGAAGAGGCTTTGCCCCCAAGTGACGCGCATTTTCGAATTCTTTCTCGATCAGCGTTTACTTGAGAGGCGAAGCCTCTTTTCGTCCACATAGCAGCTTTTCTCTTCTCTCGCTCATCTAGTAAAAGCATGCAAACACTTCTCGCAGATGCACGCCTTCCCCTGGAGCTCCTCCGGCACGAGCGCGATCAGCTCCTTCGGAAACTTCTCCCTGCTGCACCAGCACGATTCATTGCCCTCGCACCGGTTCGATTGCCGGCACAGCGGACATTCCGACGCCGCCACATAGATCGGCTTAGGCTCACTCCCGTCGCTCATCTACATTCCTCCTTCTATACGCTGTCCTCAAACTGTCTATATTTTAAAGGCGTAGTTCCTGTCAGTTTCTTGAAATCCCGAATATACACATTGACGTTCTCAAAGCCCACCTCATAC
This window harbors:
- a CDS encoding phytanoyl-CoA dioxygenase family protein, whose translation is MRLSAEELASGKLKPETIELAVQLIRINGYVLFEEVMPRTQVELLNSHMGDQLTSFMVKNNFSLEEGFHDGTNHIGLYVPFEKPFCDESIIANPFVLDVVEQILGSDCLLTYFASNTSMPLGTKPQKVHADMGARFGDQCEANLPITNLVVNYPLVDVTLENGPMEVWSGGTHLHPDKWYSSNAHDKSVLAEHMQSFKAVMPAGSIMIRDDRMWHRGTPNRSDKPRTNIALIYSLAAAVHHPGGIQIPQETYDSFSDKTKRLVRNERIGVPAIQN
- a CDS encoding cysteine-rich CWC family protein — its product is MSDGSEPKPIYVAASECPLCRQSNRCEGNESCWCSREKFPKELIALVPEELQGKACICEKCLHAFTR